In Eublepharis macularius isolate TG4126 chromosome 4, MPM_Emac_v1.0, whole genome shotgun sequence, the following are encoded in one genomic region:
- the LOC129328030 gene encoding zinc finger protein 721-like → MSYKRLLPLHHENASTLTQAVLALVFSVTALLYTQEPAGHREAVCLQKRPEKEPQQLQLEQEQQIRRNRTRWKRRNESSASQGAESQDILPYCGRITCPVCRKEFLYQSLFDIHWRKHTGDKPHQCVDCGKSFAQSWQLTVHRRIHSGEKPFKCVNCGKSFARSTQLTVHRRIHSDVKPYKCEDCGKSFARRTDFNAHQRIHSGEKPFKCVDCGVSFTWSAQLTLHRHIHKGEKQCKCEDCGKRFAQSTDFNIHQCIHSGDKPYNCDDYGKSFAQSTDFNIHRRNHSGEKPCKCMECGKSCAQNRHLTVHQLIHSGEKPFKCVDCGKSFARSTQLSVHRRIHTGEKPYKCVDCGKTFVQRTQLTVHRRSHTGEKPFKCEDCGKSFARTAQLTVHRRSHTGEKPFKCEDCGKSFAQSTQLTVHRRSHTGEKPFKCEDCGKSFARSTQLTVHRRSHTGEKPYKCADCGKSFAQSAYLTVHRRIHAGEKPYKCVDCGRSFAHSSQLTVHRRSHTGEKPYKCVDCGKSFARSTQLTAHQRIHTGEKPYKCVDCGKSFARSTELTAHRRIHTGEKPYKCVDCGKSFAQNMQLTVHRRIHTEEKPYKCVDCGKSFARSTQLTVHQRIHTGEKPYKCEDCGKSFARRTQLTAHQPIHSGEKSFKCLDCGKSFARSANLTDHRRIHIGEKPYKCEDCGKSFARRTYFNAHRRIHSGEKPFKCVDCGMSFTWSTQLTLHRHIHKGEKQCKCEDCGKRFAQSTDFNIHQCIHSGDKPYNSDEYGKSFSRSTAFNIHRRNHSGEKPYKCMECGKNFAQNRHLTVHQHIHSGEKPFKCEECGKSFARSTQLSVHRRIHTGEKPYKCVDCGKTFVQRTQLTVHRRSHTGEKPFKCEDCGKSFARSSQLTVHRRIHTGEKPYKCVDCGKSFSQSAYLTVHRRIHAGEKPYKCLDCGRSFPHSAQLTVHRRSHTGEKPYKCVDCGKSFARSTQLTAHQRIHTGEKPYKCVDCGKCFARSTQLTAHRRIHTGEKPYKCVDCGKSFSQSAYVTVHRRIHTGEKPYKCVDCGKSFAQSAYLTVHQRIHTGEKPYKCVKCGKSFAQSTYLTVHQRIHTGEKS, encoded by the exons atgtcctataagaggCTCTTGCCTCTTCATCACGAGAACGCCTCAACACTTactcaagctgtcttagctctTGTCTTTTCCGTCACCGCTCTTCTGTATACCCAGGAGCCTGCGGGGCACAGAG AGGCTGTTTGTCTGCAGAAAAGACCTGAGAAAGAACCACAACAGCTCCAATTGGAACAGGAACAGCAAATAAGGAGGAATAGAACAAGATGGAAGAGGAGGAATGAATCTTCTGCTTCTCAGGGTGCTGAATCCCAGGACATCCTGCCATACTGTGGAAGAATCACTTGCCCTGTGTGTAGAAAAGAATTCCTTTACCAATCACTGTTTGATATACATTGGAGAAAACACACAGGGGATAAACCACAtcaatgtgtggactgtggaaagagctttgctcagagttggcagcttactgtccatcgacgtatccattcaggggagaaaccttttaaatgtgtgaactgtggaaagagctttgctcggagtacacagcttactgtccatcgacgtatccattcagATGTGAAACCTTATAAGTgtgaggactgtggaaagagctttgctcggagaaCAGATTTTAATGCCCATCAACGtatccattcaggggagaaaccatttaaatgcgtGGACTGTGGAGTGTCCTTTACTTGGAGTGCGCAGCTTACTCTTCATCGACATATCCATAAAGGGGAGAAACAATGTAAGTgtgaggactgtggaaagaggTTTGCTCAGAGTACCGATTTTAACATCCATCAATGTATCCATTCAGGGGACAAGCCATATAATTGTGATGACtatggaaagagctttgctcagagtacAGATTTTAACATCCATCGACGTAaccattcaggggagaaaccatgtaAATgtatggagtgtggaaagagctgtgCTCAGAATAggcatcttactgtccatcaacttatccattcaggggagaaaccatttaaatgtgtggactgtggaaagagctttgcccGGAGTACGCAGCTTAGTGttcatcgacgtatccatacaggagagaaaccatataaatgtgtagaCTGTGGAAAGACCTTTGTTCAGCGTacacagcttactgtccatcgacgcagccatacaggggagaaaccatttaaatgtgaggactgtggaaagagtttcGCTCGGACTgcacagcttactgtccatcgacgtagccatacaggggagaaaccatttaaatgtgaggactgtggaaagagctttgctcagagtacacagcttactgtccatcgacgtagccatacaggggagaaaccgtttaaatgtgaggactgtggaaagagtttcGCTCGGAGTacacagcttactgtccatcgacgtagccatacaggggagaaaccatataaatgtgcggactgtggaaaaagctttgctcagagtgcataccttactgtccatcgacgtatccatgcaggtgaaaaaccatataaatgtgtagaCTGTGGGAGGAGTTTTGCTCACAGTTCacaacttactgtccatcgacgtagccatacaggggagaaaccgtataaatgtgtagactgtggaaagagctttgctcggagtacacagcttactgcccatcaacgtatccatacaggtgagaaaccatataaatgtgtggactgtggaaagagctttgctcggagtaCAGAGCTTACtgcccatcgacgtatccatacaggtgagaaaccatataaatgtgtggactgtggaaagagctttgctcagaatatgcagcttactgtccatcgacgtatccacacagaggagaaaccatataaatgcgtggactgtggaaaaagctttgcTCGGAGTacacagcttactgtccatcaacgtattcatacaggggagaaaccatataagtgtgaggactgtggaaagagctttgctcggagaaCACAGCTTACTGCCCATCAACCTATACATTCAGGGGAGAAGTCTTTTAAATGTttagactgtggaaagagctttgctcggagtgCAAACCTTACTGACCATCGACGTATTCAtataggggagaaaccatataagtgtgaggactgcggaaagagctttgctcggagaaCATATTTTAAtgcccatcgacgtatccattcaggggagaaaccatttaaatgcgtGGACTGTGGAATGTCCTTTACTTGGAGTACACAGCTTACTCTTCATCGACATATCCATAAAGGGGAGAAACAATGTAAGTgtgaggactgtggaaagaggTTTGCTCAGAGTACCGATTTTAACATCCATCAATGTATCCATTCAGGGGACAAGCCATATAATTCTGATGAgtatggaaagagcttttctcggaGTACAGCTTTTAACATCCATCGACGTAaccattcaggggagaaaccatataaatgtatggagtgtggaaagaactttgctcagaataggcatcttactgtccatcaacatatccattcaggggagaaaccatttaaatgtgaggagtgtggaaagagttttgccCGGAGTACGCAGCTTAGTGttcatcgacgtatccatacaggagagaaaccatataaatgtgtagaCTGTGGAAAGACCTTTGTTCAGCGTacacagcttactgtccatcgacgtagccatacaggggagaaaccatttaaatgtgaggactgtggaaagagttttGCTCGGAGTtcacagcttactgtccatcgacgtatccatacaggggagaaaccatataaatgtgtggactgtggaaaaagcttttcTCAGAGTGCAtaccttactgtccatcgacgtatccatgcaggtgagaaaccatataaatgtttagaCTGTGGGAGGAGCTTTCCTCACAGTGCacaacttactgtccatcgacgtagccatacaggggagaaaccgtataaatgtgtAGACTGTGgtaagagctttgctcggagtacacagcttactgcccatcaacgtatccatacaggtgaaaaaccatataaatgtgtggactgtggaaagtgcTTTGCTCGGAGTACACAGCTTACtgcccatcgacgtatccatacaggtgagaaaccatataaatgtgtggactgtggaaagagcttttctcagagTGCATAcgttactgtccatcgacgtatccatacaggggagaaaccatataaatgtgtggactgtggaaagagctttgctcagagtgcataccttactgtccatcaacgtatccatacaggggagaaaccatataaatgtgtgaaatgtggaaagagctttgctcagagtacataccttactgtccatcaacgtatccatacaggggagaaatcGTAA